A region from the Aquimarina sp. ERC-38 genome encodes:
- a CDS encoding glycoside hydrolase family 130 protein, with protein sequence MKVKRHNLKFIPDSSRVVARFFNNGDQRVLKLLQNLNTLSDQKVLNELNHIFMEFAGRHRNISRIFMTHASSLAPIFEHHKVDFQGLSEERKLLLGAYATMEYSIESAALFNPSIIEDFDQSFLQNGEKRVIISLRATGEGHLSSIVFRRGVLDQHNNLKLSKTRNHIDLPKIVQKQSYNKERFVQKLVEMEVPEKFVYDITNRLSDRFEYHDLKKVIKEIVTKEPVSYNKKIALEEITWLVDSYYDINFSMDSDISERVIFPVSPSESQGIEDARFVKFQEDDGSTTIYGLYTAYDGHTILPKLISTNDFQTFRVMPLHGTGAQNKNFAIFPRKINGKYAMLARIDGVNNYLMYSDRITLWNDPIKIQEPQYPWEFTQVGNCGSPIYTEEGWLIITHGVGPMRRYCIGAALFDLNDPTKEIGRLKSPLLAPLENEREGYVPNVVYSCGAIIHNEELVLPYAVSDYSSSYATVNIRAVLNQIKSDGINQDFTVPV encoded by the coding sequence ATGAAAGTAAAGAGACATAACCTAAAGTTTATTCCGGATTCCAGCAGGGTTGTTGCCCGCTTCTTTAACAATGGAGATCAAAGAGTATTAAAACTTCTTCAGAACCTTAATACCTTATCTGATCAAAAGGTTTTAAACGAACTGAATCATATATTTATGGAGTTTGCCGGGCGCCATCGTAATATTTCCCGAATTTTTATGACACATGCCAGCAGTCTGGCACCTATATTCGAACACCATAAAGTAGATTTTCAAGGTTTATCAGAAGAAAGAAAGCTACTGCTAGGTGCCTATGCCACGATGGAGTATTCTATCGAATCTGCAGCACTGTTTAACCCTTCTATCATAGAAGATTTTGACCAGTCCTTTTTACAAAACGGCGAGAAAAGAGTGATCATATCGCTAAGAGCTACCGGAGAAGGGCATTTGTCTTCCATTGTATTTAGAAGGGGCGTTCTAGACCAACATAATAACCTTAAATTATCAAAAACTCGTAACCATATTGATCTACCTAAAATTGTACAAAAGCAATCGTATAATAAAGAACGTTTTGTACAGAAGTTGGTAGAAATGGAAGTGCCGGAAAAGTTTGTATATGATATTACTAATCGACTTTCAGATCGTTTTGAGTACCATGACTTGAAAAAAGTAATTAAGGAAATCGTAACCAAAGAACCCGTAAGTTATAATAAGAAGATTGCCCTCGAAGAAATTACCTGGTTAGTAGATTCTTACTACGATATTAATTTTAGTATGGATTCTGATATTTCAGAACGTGTTATTTTTCCTGTTTCCCCTTCGGAAAGTCAGGGAATTGAAGATGCGCGGTTTGTTAAGTTTCAGGAAGATGATGGCAGTACTACCATTTATGGGTTATACACCGCCTATGATGGTCATACAATTTTACCTAAACTAATTTCTACCAATGATTTTCAAACCTTTAGGGTAATGCCTTTACATGGTACGGGAGCACAAAATAAAAACTTTGCCATATTCCCTAGAAAAATTAACGGTAAATACGCTATGCTAGCTCGAATAGACGGAGTTAATAATTACCTGATGTATTCGGATCGTATCACACTATGGAACGACCCAATTAAAATACAGGAACCACAATATCCCTGGGAATTTACACAAGTAGGTAATTGCGGATCTCCGATTTATACCGAAGAAGGCTGGTTAATTATCACTCATGGAGTAGGTCCGATGAGACGCTACTGTATCGGAGCAGCCCTTTTTGACCTGAACGATCCTACTAAAGAAATCGGAAGGTTAAAAAGCCCTTTACTTGCTCCCCTGGAAAATGAAAGAGAAGGGTATGTACCTAATGTAGTATACTCCTGTGGAGCGATTATTCATAACGAAGAACTGGTTTTACCCTACGCTGTATCGGATTACAGTTCTTCTTATGCAACCGTAAATATCCGGGCGGTCCTTAATCAGATTAAATCAGACGGAATCAACCAGGATTTTACGGTTCCAGTTTAA
- a CDS encoding sensor histidine kinase, with amino-acid sequence MVKFNKVLPANSIPSEQKSLSFLNDILRKSDNFIFFLIPAKNTTFPVDFKLEFITQNVESIIKKPLAAIQGKNLSEVFPVIYENGISEILVSCFEKEGLEIPFERELRFCDKKIWLQCNAIRYDNGIVVTARDITTLKESERKLRELNRQLDYQNTILKDAEMISKTASFRWNITKKKWIFSNNIKNLFDLTPENEHLLEEGIFGLMNTADRDELKKLIQAHKYDDQLPSFNFISKFQGSHIKHYTLTGNFVPTLDGQMMLGVLKDITQIVLDEQILVEKNQQLLRSNEELDSFNHIASHDLQEPLRKIRMFISRVNSMDQSDISEKSRAFLLKIEDSADRMQSLIRHLLTYSRIGKTEVVFEKVDLRVVIKELIHEFDERIANTNSSIVVGHLPVIIGIPFLVKQLFFNIISNALKYTKPGVPPEILIKSQKVPASKLKSLTIKSRYKSYMEISCSDNGIGFKQEYAEKIFLLFQRLHQKTEYSGTGIGLAICQKIMNTHEGFILAKSTKGEGAQFFLYFPVKDDGQVTKRKK; translated from the coding sequence ATGGTAAAATTTAATAAAGTACTTCCTGCAAATAGCATTCCTTCGGAACAGAAATCTTTAAGTTTTTTAAACGATATTCTTCGTAAATCGGATAATTTTATCTTCTTTCTTATTCCGGCTAAAAATACCACTTTTCCGGTAGATTTTAAATTGGAATTTATTACCCAAAACGTAGAATCCATTATCAAAAAACCCTTAGCGGCTATACAGGGTAAAAATTTATCTGAGGTTTTTCCGGTAATTTATGAAAATGGAATTTCTGAAATATTAGTTTCTTGTTTTGAGAAAGAAGGATTAGAAATTCCTTTTGAAAGGGAACTGCGTTTTTGTGATAAAAAAATCTGGTTACAGTGCAACGCCATTCGGTATGATAATGGGATTGTGGTTACCGCAAGGGATATTACTACCTTAAAAGAGTCCGAAAGGAAACTAAGAGAACTAAACAGACAGCTGGATTATCAAAATACCATATTAAAAGATGCCGAGATGATCTCTAAAACGGCAAGTTTTAGATGGAACATCACTAAGAAAAAATGGATTTTTTCTAATAATATTAAAAACTTATTTGACTTAACTCCGGAAAACGAACATCTTCTGGAAGAAGGTATCTTCGGATTGATGAATACGGCAGATCGGGATGAATTAAAAAAATTAATTCAAGCGCATAAGTATGACGATCAGCTTCCTTCTTTTAACTTTATCAGTAAATTCCAAGGTTCTCATATAAAGCATTACACACTTACCGGTAATTTTGTGCCTACTTTGGACGGGCAAATGATGCTGGGGGTACTTAAAGATATTACTCAAATTGTACTGGATGAACAAATTCTGGTAGAAAAGAATCAGCAATTGTTACGTTCTAATGAAGAACTGGACTCCTTTAATCATATTGCGAGTCATGATTTACAGGAGCCCTTACGTAAAATCCGAATGTTTATCTCCAGGGTAAATAGTATGGATCAAAGTGATATTTCAGAAAAAAGTAGGGCGTTTTTATTAAAAATAGAAGACTCTGCAGACCGAATGCAATCCTTAATCCGGCATTTACTTACGTATTCAAGGATCGGTAAAACCGAAGTTGTTTTTGAGAAAGTGGACTTACGGGTAGTTATTAAGGAGCTTATACATGAGTTTGACGAACGAATAGCTAATACAAACAGTAGTATTGTCGTAGGACATCTACCGGTAATTATTGGAATTCCGTTTTTAGTAAAGCAATTGTTCTTTAATATTATTTCTAATGCATTGAAGTATACAAAACCTGGAGTACCTCCTGAAATATTGATAAAATCTCAAAAGGTTCCGGCTTCAAAATTAAAATCTTTAACGATAAAAAGCAGGTATAAGTCCTATATGGAAATAAGTTGTAGTGACAACGGAATTGGTTTTAAACAGGAATACGCTGAAAAGATTTTCTTACTGTTTCAACGATTGCATCAAAAAACGGAATATAGCGGTACTGGAATAGGGCTAGCCATATGTCAAAAGATCATGAATACACATGAAGGCTTTATCCTGGCAAAATCAACTAAGGGAGAAGGCGCACAATTTTTTCTGTATTTTCCTGTAAAAGATGATGGGCAGGTAACTAAAAGAAAAAAATAA
- a CDS encoding response regulator, producing MKNAYILSIEDSRTDIVLMNRVFNKEIPNCEVKYIEDGESAVKFFETNQFVENPPKCILLDIKLPKMNGLEVLNYLRNKKKVKNIPVIMLSSSDRPEEISETYELGGNSYVEKPKDFKDLKQKLPEIINYWLNFNK from the coding sequence ATGAAAAACGCTTACATACTTTCTATTGAAGACAGTCGTACGGATATAGTTTTGATGAATAGAGTTTTTAATAAAGAAATTCCGAATTGCGAAGTAAAATATATTGAAGATGGCGAATCTGCCGTAAAGTTTTTTGAAACCAACCAATTTGTAGAAAATCCTCCTAAATGTATTCTTCTGGATATCAAGTTGCCTAAAATGAATGGGCTGGAAGTATTAAATTATTTAAGGAATAAAAAGAAAGTCAAAAACATACCTGTAATTATGTTAAGCTCATCGGATCGGCCTGAAGAAATTAGTGAGACCTATGAATTAGGTGGAAACAGTTACGTTGAAAAGCCAAAAGATTTTAAAGATTTAAAGCAGAAACTACCTGAAATTATTAATTATTGGCTAAATTTCAACAAGTAA
- a CDS encoding biliverdin-producing heme oxygenase, which produces MLDDLKRATAAAHEKAEEHNPARHIIDHSITENQYHKLLAHNYQVYYAVEKFADNHKSKLPEKVQNLLSFNKTDRLKNDLESLGQSVAEIPDIDLTIPATRASIIGALYVIEGSMMGGMLIARHLKQCDQLSQKESKFYGGKPQQHVQRWQQFKDSVVDENFTDQEVQEAIKSANIIFKLF; this is translated from the coding sequence ATGCTGGATGACTTAAAAAGGGCTACCGCTGCTGCACATGAAAAAGCAGAAGAACACAATCCGGCACGTCATATTATTGATCATAGTATTACTGAAAATCAATATCATAAGTTATTAGCACATAACTACCAAGTATATTATGCCGTTGAAAAGTTTGCCGATAATCATAAATCAAAACTACCTGAAAAAGTACAAAACCTTCTTTCTTTTAATAAAACTGATCGCTTAAAAAATGATTTGGAATCACTGGGACAAAGCGTAGCAGAAATTCCGGATATTGACCTTACGATTCCCGCTACAAGAGCTTCTATCATTGGGGCACTTTATGTAATTGAGGGTTCTATGATGGGAGGGATGTTAATCGCCCGCCACTTAAAACAATGTGATCAACTGTCACAAAAAGAATCTAAATTTTACGGGGGTAAACCGCAACAACATGTACAACGCTGGCAACAATTTAAAGATAGTGTTGTAGACGAAAATTTTACAGATCAGGAAGTGCAGGAAGCTATCAAAAGTGCTAATATCATTTTTAAGTTGTTCTAA
- a CDS encoding type I phosphomannose isomerase catalytic subunit: protein MKTLYPLQFEPIFKYRIWGGDQLKDILHKNTDQSQIGESWEISNVEGDVSTVKNGELKGASLRTLIEDYKEALVGKRVYETYKSDFPLLIKFIDANLPLSVQVHPDDDLARKRHNSFGKNEMWYIMNADAEANLVMGLKESVTKETYQQAVANEEIGALLNHTPVNKGDTYYIPAGKVHAIGAGILLAEIQQSSDITYRIYDYDRVDSKTNQKRELHLDQALDAIDFDSSDNQPVSYNTTLNTPEKLVHTPYFKTDILAIDGSMAEDATNTDTFIIYMNVGDVEVTFKVGDAISTLKKGETLFMPATITNFTVQSKAKATLLKVYMG, encoded by the coding sequence ATGAAGACGTTGTATCCTTTACAGTTTGAGCCCATTTTTAAATATCGCATTTGGGGTGGTGATCAATTGAAAGATATTTTACATAAAAATACGGATCAATCTCAAATAGGGGAGAGTTGGGAAATATCAAACGTAGAAGGAGATGTTTCTACGGTAAAAAACGGGGAACTTAAAGGTGCTTCGCTAAGGACATTAATTGAGGATTATAAAGAAGCCTTAGTAGGTAAACGTGTATATGAAACTTATAAAAGTGATTTTCCGTTACTGATTAAATTTATAGATGCCAATCTACCGCTATCCGTACAGGTGCATCCTGATGATGACCTGGCCCGAAAACGCCATAATTCCTTTGGTAAAAATGAAATGTGGTATATCATGAACGCTGATGCTGAAGCCAACTTAGTCATGGGGTTGAAAGAAAGTGTCACTAAGGAAACCTATCAACAGGCGGTAGCCAATGAAGAAATCGGAGCATTGTTAAACCATACGCCAGTTAACAAGGGAGATACCTACTACATTCCTGCCGGAAAGGTACATGCTATTGGAGCAGGTATTCTTCTAGCTGAAATACAGCAGTCTTCTGACATTACCTACCGTATTTACGATTATGATCGGGTGGATAGTAAAACAAATCAAAAAAGAGAATTACACCTGGATCAGGCACTGGATGCTATAGATTTTGATAGTTCGGATAATCAACCGGTTTCTTATAATACTACTCTAAATACTCCTGAAAAGTTAGTACATACGCCTTATTTTAAAACAGATATTCTAGCAATAGATGGTTCTATGGCTGAGGATGCTACAAATACGGATACCTTTATTATCTATATGAATGTAGGTGATGTTGAAGTTACTTTTAAGGTGGGTGATGCTATCAGTACTTTAAAAAAGGGAGAAACACTATTTATGCCTGCAACCATCACTAATTTTACCGTACAAAGCAAAGCTAAAGCTACCTTATTAAAAGTGTATATGGGTTAG
- a CDS encoding cation:proton antiporter: MEIYLWVTLLGFSTLLMAYLPILCQRLQISYTIPLLVIGMIIIYLVPTVEDTVSNISLKFVEKFSEIIVIISLMSAGLKIGLKYSWKEWRNPLALVGVAMPVCMLAIIGIGVYIMYWPLASALLLAAVLTPTDPVLASELQLEDQTNLDKKNTGLRYVLTGEAGINDGLAFPFVFMAILMSKADQSGTSFDSTEWFSFYLAYKIVAGVLLGAAIGYAYSWTISFFDKPVKNTILNGFVGISLTLFSYGFTEICQGYGFIAVFFTGLFAQYHVDKSKDDHPENAMVLFVEETEKFLVVIWILLFGAYMALHVFPEGTWIHILIAVTFVLLIRPVAGFLSIIKSGYTFKKKMAISFFGIRGIGSIFYLSYALLETSFESSGAIQHITIWTIFISIILHGLVSKRIISYFQKYNPG, from the coding sequence ATGGAAATTTATCTCTGGGTTACCTTATTGGGGTTCTCGACTTTATTAATGGCTTATTTACCTATATTATGTCAACGTCTGCAAATAAGTTACACCATCCCTCTTTTAGTAATAGGTATGATCATTATATATCTCGTACCTACGGTAGAAGACACGGTCTCAAATATCTCTTTAAAATTTGTAGAAAAATTTTCTGAGATTATTGTAATCATTAGCCTAATGAGTGCCGGATTAAAAATTGGTCTTAAATATAGTTGGAAAGAATGGCGTAATCCGTTAGCCCTGGTAGGTGTGGCTATGCCTGTTTGTATGTTGGCTATTATTGGTATAGGGGTATATATTATGTATTGGCCTCTGGCTAGTGCATTATTACTGGCGGCGGTGCTTACCCCTACAGATCCGGTATTAGCCTCTGAGTTACAATTAGAGGATCAAACTAATTTGGATAAAAAAAATACGGGATTGCGTTATGTATTAACTGGAGAGGCAGGTATCAATGACGGACTGGCGTTCCCCTTTGTTTTTATGGCAATTTTAATGTCAAAAGCGGATCAATCCGGGACATCCTTTGATAGTACGGAATGGTTTAGTTTTTATCTGGCTTATAAAATAGTGGCGGGTGTACTCTTAGGTGCTGCGATTGGTTATGCGTATAGTTGGACGATTTCTTTTTTTGATAAACCAGTTAAGAATACCATACTAAATGGATTTGTAGGAATATCTCTAACCCTTTTTTCTTATGGATTTACTGAAATTTGTCAGGGATACGGATTTATCGCGGTTTTTTTTACTGGTCTGTTTGCACAGTATCATGTGGATAAAAGTAAAGATGATCATCCGGAAAATGCCATGGTGCTTTTTGTAGAAGAAACAGAAAAGTTCCTGGTAGTCATATGGATATTGTTATTTGGTGCCTATATGGCTTTACATGTTTTTCCGGAAGGTACCTGGATTCATATTTTAATTGCAGTGACTTTTGTTTTGCTGATTCGGCCGGTTGCGGGGTTTCTTTCTATTATAAAGTCAGGTTATACCTTTAAGAAGAAAATGGCTATTTCTTTTTTTGGTATTAGGGGGATTGGATCTATTTTCTATTTAAGTTATGCACTTTTAGAAACATCTTTTGAGTCTAGTGGTGCCATTCAGCATATCACGATCTGGACTATTTTTATAAGTATTATTCTTCACGGATTAGTTAGTAAAAGAATTATTAGTTATTTTCAGAAATACAATCCGGGGTAG
- a CDS encoding helix-turn-helix transcriptional regulator, which translates to METILDIKTDATIIFEELQSQLNGSLTNTHGEYNLGIQTDGVEGTVRGMRVNTNKVFLEFDIKADKDVTISLASLSLNPLHFLYCHHNQLIQTYENSHEKHLIEEFQTAIVFDKNKRTQLFFKEGTHTKVTIISVCMHEGEKEISNLTRNIHHLFEKKLINNSFNYVGSYNLKIIDQISRINDIKEQGIVRKLLIEGTVQLILAMEIQHHQNDIDTMHDQVGSLTKRDLKIIQGLGQQIKDKPEVLYTIKDLTLQSGISAAKLQEGFKHLFGRTVTDFIKNVRIDVAVDLIKTTDLTISEIVYTIGFTSRSYFSKIFKERYNCSPRAYQVSQRFKAISA; encoded by the coding sequence ATGGAAACGATATTGGACATTAAGACAGACGCAACGATTATTTTTGAAGAACTTCAATCTCAATTAAACGGTTCTTTAACAAATACACATGGTGAGTACAATCTAGGCATTCAGACTGACGGTGTTGAAGGGACTGTAAGAGGTATGCGTGTAAATACGAATAAAGTATTTTTAGAATTTGATATCAAGGCGGATAAAGATGTTACTATTAGTTTAGCTTCGCTTTCTTTAAATCCGTTGCATTTCTTATACTGTCATCATAATCAATTGATACAGACGTATGAAAATAGCCATGAAAAACATTTAATTGAAGAATTTCAAACAGCTATTGTTTTTGACAAAAATAAAAGAACACAATTATTTTTTAAAGAAGGCACACATACTAAAGTAACGATTATCTCCGTATGTATGCATGAAGGAGAAAAAGAGATATCAAACCTAACCAGGAATATACATCATCTTTTTGAAAAGAAATTGATTAACAATTCATTCAACTACGTAGGTTCTTATAACTTAAAAATTATTGATCAAATCTCAAGAATAAATGATATTAAAGAACAAGGAATTGTACGTAAACTATTAATTGAAGGTACCGTACAATTGATTTTGGCTATGGAAATCCAACATCACCAGAATGATATTGATACCATGCACGATCAGGTAGGCTCCTTAACTAAGAGAGATTTAAAAATTATACAGGGACTAGGTCAGCAAATTAAGGATAAGCCTGAGGTATTATATACTATTAAAGATTTAACCCTACAATCCGGTATTTCTGCCGCTAAATTACAGGAAGGTTTTAAACATTTATTTGGTCGAACAGTTACTGACTTTATTAAAAATGTAAGAATTGATGTAGCGGTAGACCTAATTAAGACAACAGATTTAACCATCTCTGAGATCGTATATACCATAGGATTTACTAGTAGAAGTTATTTCTCTAAAATATTTAAAGAAAGATACAATTGCAGTCCGAGAGCTTACCAGGTAAGCCAACGATTTAAAGCAATTAGCGCATAA
- a CDS encoding response regulator has translation MKLDVLKIVLVDDDEDDRLLFQDAIEEVDIQTQLLMFSNGEEFMDYLLLTGQPMPHLVFLDLNMPIKNGIQCLEEIRNTPRLKDLSVAIYSTSSSDTDVEKTFIKGANIYINKPNDFAKLKKAIAKVLKLNWQYHTSNLNRENFLLSI, from the coding sequence ATGAAATTAGATGTATTAAAAATAGTTTTAGTTGACGATGATGAAGATGATCGTTTACTTTTTCAAGATGCTATTGAAGAAGTAGATATTCAGACGCAGTTGTTGATGTTTAGTAATGGAGAAGAGTTTATGGATTATCTCTTACTAACCGGTCAACCTATGCCTCATCTGGTTTTTCTGGATTTAAATATGCCTATTAAGAATGGTATACAGTGCCTGGAAGAGATTAGAAACACCCCTAGATTAAAAGATCTGTCCGTAGCTATCTACTCAACCTCTTCTTCAGATACTGATGTAGAAAAGACTTTTATAAAAGGAGCGAATATCTATATTAATAAACCTAATGATTTTGCAAAACTTAAAAAAGCCATTGCAAAGGTTTTAAAATTAAACTGGCAGTACCACACTTCTAATCTCAACCGTGAGAATTTCCTTTTAAGTATATAA
- a CDS encoding helix-turn-helix domain-containing protein — protein MKLYLKYDIQIIFKKTLEEQLSKLDIDYTVNGLGEIEFKQTLSADEVKQLSTLLSIYGIEIINDHKSEIIQRIKDAISEMILESNAEKQLKTSTYLSEKLGYSYTYLSSIFSEGTYTSIENFVILKRIDQAKLLLLSEDLTLTEVAYQLSYSSVAHLSTQFKKTTGLTPTAFQRIIKARKSEVKF, from the coding sequence ATGAAGTTATATCTTAAATACGATATACAGATAATATTTAAAAAGACACTTGAAGAACAATTGTCCAAACTCGATATCGATTATACGGTAAATGGTTTGGGAGAAATTGAATTTAAGCAGACGCTTAGCGCGGATGAGGTGAAGCAATTATCCACGCTTCTTTCTATTTACGGTATTGAAATTATCAATGATCATAAAAGCGAAATCATACAGCGTATTAAAGATGCTATTTCTGAAATGATCTTAGAATCAAATGCAGAAAAACAACTAAAAACATCTACTTATTTATCTGAAAAATTAGGATACTCGTATACGTATCTATCCAGTATTTTTTCTGAAGGAACGTATACTTCGATCGAGAATTTTGTAATTTTAAAAAGAATCGATCAGGCAAAACTCTTATTATTATCAGAAGATTTAACTCTAACTGAAGTTGCTTATCAGTTAAGTTATAGTAGCGTAGCACATTTGTCAACTCAATTTAAAAAAACTACCGGATTGACACCGACTGCTTTTCAACGTATTATAAAAGCGCGTAAAAGTGAAGTAAAATTTTAA
- a CDS encoding nitroreductase family protein has protein sequence MQSAPCQNGNFAILPNSNYAIKKNDICREKTISSIVLQRIFEAARRAPSDQNQQPWHYLYARQNHTSYNLLFSCINDEDKDWAIQAPVLMLSCYKTYDRFGNTNIFAKQDLHRSMACMQAQAEELGLSLYLIDSPMLPNTEKIFNLPEYIRAGGIMALGYKTEAHQATRTETNRIKSPSNRIVRRFTHQFVHQNFW, from the coding sequence ATGCAGTCAGCACCCTGTCAAAACGGAAACTTTGCAATCTTGCCCAATAGCAATTATGCTATTAAGAAAAATGACATTTGCAGAGAAAAAACGATTTCTTCAATTGTACTCCAACGTATATTCGAAGCAGCCCGAAGAGCTCCCAGTGATCAAAATCAACAACCCTGGCATTATTTATATGCCCGTCAAAACCATACCTCGTATAACTTGCTTTTTTCTTGTATAAACGATGAAGACAAAGATTGGGCTATTCAGGCTCCGGTACTGATGTTATCATGTTATAAAACATACGATCGTTTTGGAAATACAAATATATTTGCAAAACAGGATTTACATAGAAGTATGGCATGTATGCAAGCTCAGGCAGAAGAATTAGGTTTGTCTCTATATCTTATTGATAGCCCAATGCTTCCCAATACCGAAAAGATTTTTAACCTTCCGGAATATATACGGGCAGGTGGTATTATGGCTTTAGGTTATAAAACAGAAGCACATCAGGCTACACGTACGGAGACAAATCGAATTAAATCTCCATCTAATAGAATCGTTAGGAGATTTACACACCAATTTGTACATCAAAATTTTTGGTAA